The following proteins are encoded in a genomic region of Paenibacillus sp. FSL R7-0273:
- a CDS encoding NHLP leader peptide family RiPP precursor yields MSEAIFKNQVIQKAWEDPGFKQKLLVNPKEALREALGIDLPDHITLKTVEEGSNEFYLVIPPSPSSGVMKTDVTPLGSW; encoded by the coding sequence GTGTCAGAGGCAATTTTTAAGAATCAGGTGATTCAGAAGGCATGGGAGGATCCGGGTTTCAAACAGAAACTGCTAGTCAATCCAAAAGAAGCCCTCCGGGAAGCACTAGGTATTGATCTGCCCGACCATATTACGCTCAAAACGGTAGAGGAAGGCTCCAACGAATTCTACCTGGTCATTCCGCCCAGCCCGTCCTCCGGTGTTATGAAGACGGATGTCACCCCCCTCGGTTCCTGGTAA
- a CDS encoding sensor histidine kinase, which yields MRLIGKSVHITAMLLLLLMTFGSLSASGEGRYAANEITEWQMQWGSGAGDTGLEAPHSGQGHWFSSGRTKPAGDLPEGISSAWTKIQLPVFNYVSPAVYIEKLYGLHIRVFVEDRLVLEGDRSYIKDNYSLLVPLSSEDNGKTLYIWASTLQDRIGVKDAIQVGEHSELIRHFVKNGLIDVILGGAFIFVALVLFMCGFFLDREHFSIAVSLSIVIAATGILAVTYSPFIYTFYSSYGALSVIFLDLGLLSLLPALTFLFERIFGSGRFSIIRRFRIFQTAYSLFCMVFLIVNTLADNRFVEGYYFVSTTVIGFIMIAQFILLIACVILFSLKKNKDAITFAIGFGTAALTGVSELVWYYIKNGDYDLFYWKWALVVFILSLIVILGRRLALNHRQVVQYSQELELFNNELQRSEKMEIISELAASVAHEVRNPLQVTRGFLQLLSEKASGSEAQYLSMALSELDRAANIITDFLTFAKPEFEQISILNVREEFKHIESIMLPLCHLNGGKMIMEAGEGLWVKGNSSKFKQAFINIIKNSIESLGDEGTIHMIAYGVGPYVYIHIQDDGEGMDQEVLNRLGEPYFSNKTKGTGLGLMVTFRIIEAMAGEVRFESKKGAGTETVTTLPLAEAPGGSDSL from the coding sequence ATGCGCTTGATCGGTAAAAGTGTACATATAACAGCGATGCTGCTGCTGCTTCTGATGACGTTCGGGTCGCTGTCAGCCTCCGGGGAAGGCCGTTACGCCGCAAATGAAATTACAGAGTGGCAGATGCAGTGGGGCAGCGGAGCGGGGGATACCGGGCTTGAAGCTCCGCACAGCGGTCAGGGACACTGGTTCAGCAGCGGGAGAACCAAGCCTGCCGGCGATCTTCCGGAGGGAATCTCCTCAGCCTGGACAAAGATCCAGCTGCCGGTCTTTAACTATGTGTCGCCTGCGGTGTACATCGAGAAGCTCTATGGTCTGCATATCAGGGTGTTTGTGGAGGACCGGCTTGTTCTGGAGGGGGACCGCAGCTACATTAAGGATAATTATTCATTGCTCGTACCGCTGAGCAGTGAGGACAACGGTAAGACCTTGTATATATGGGCTTCGACACTGCAGGACCGGATCGGAGTCAAGGATGCGATACAAGTCGGTGAGCACAGCGAGCTAATCCGCCATTTTGTCAAAAACGGACTGATCGACGTCATTCTGGGCGGGGCCTTTATTTTTGTGGCGCTGGTGCTGTTCATGTGCGGCTTTTTTCTGGACAGGGAGCATTTTTCAATTGCAGTCTCCTTATCCATTGTCATTGCAGCTACAGGGATACTGGCGGTTACTTACTCTCCCTTCATTTATACATTCTACAGCTCCTACGGAGCACTAAGCGTAATCTTCCTCGATCTGGGACTGCTCTCCCTGCTGCCGGCGCTTACATTTTTGTTTGAGCGGATTTTCGGGAGCGGCCGCTTCTCCATCATCCGGCGGTTCCGCATTTTTCAGACGGCCTATTCCCTGTTCTGCATGGTGTTCCTGATTGTGAATACGCTGGCAGACAACCGTTTTGTGGAAGGGTATTATTTTGTATCGACTACAGTTATCGGGTTTATTATGATAGCCCAGTTTATCCTCCTTATTGCCTGTGTGATTTTGTTTTCACTCAAAAAAAATAAGGATGCGATTACCTTCGCCATCGGCTTCGGCACCGCCGCCCTGACAGGTGTATCGGAGCTGGTCTGGTATTACATCAAAAACGGCGATTATGATCTGTTCTACTGGAAATGGGCGCTGGTCGTATTCATTCTCTCGCTGATTGTTATTCTGGGCCGCAGGCTGGCCTTGAACCACCGGCAGGTAGTGCAGTATTCACAGGAGCTGGAGCTGTTCAACAATGAGCTTCAACGTTCCGAAAAAATGGAAATTATCAGCGAGCTGGCGGCTTCGGTTGCTCATGAGGTGCGCAATCCGCTGCAGGTGACAAGAGGGTTCCTTCAGCTTCTCAGCGAGAAGGCAAGCGGCAGTGAAGCGCAGTATTTATCGATGGCGCTTAGCGAGCTGGACCGTGCGGCTAATATCATTACCGATTTCCTGACCTTTGCCAAGCCGGAATTTGAGCAGATTTCCATCCTTAATGTCAGGGAGGAATTTAAGCATATCGAGAGTATTATGCTGCCGCTGTGTCATCTAAACGGGGGCAAAATGATCATGGAGGCCGGAGAGGGCCTGTGGGTAAAGGGCAACTCCTCCAAGTTCAAGCAGGCGTTCATCAATATTATCAAGAACAGCATTGAGTCGCTGGGGGATGAAGGCACGATTCATATGATCGCTTATGGTGTCGGTCCATACGTGTATATTCATATCCAGGATGACGGCGAGGGGATGGACCAGGAGGTGCTGAACCGGCTCGGTGAACCGTATTTCTCGAATAAAACGAAGGGAACAGGCCTTGGACTGATGGTTACTTTCCGGATCATTGAAGCCATGGCTGGCGAGGTCCGGTTCGAAAGCAAAAAGGGAGCCGGAACCGAAACCGTTACGACTCTGCCGCTGGCAGAGGCTCCGGGGGGTTCAGACTCCCTGTGA